Proteins encoded within one genomic window of Bradyrhizobium sp. AZCC 1719:
- a CDS encoding ABC transporter permease, with product MDAVKRYFRSPAAVAGLILLLIVIAMAISAGWFYPRDPLALAGRPLVWPFSNPRFLLGTDNSGRDIAAQIFYGARISLLIGGVATAIAILIGILVGAFAGYHGGWVDNVLMRITEAFQTLPNFVLLLVLVAVFGSTLTTVTIAVGVVSWPAPARLTRAEFLSLRNREFVQAGRTLGMKNIQLIFGEILPNALPPVIVYASVVMAVAILLESALAFLRLSDPNVASWGNLIGLGRDVLRVQWYVSAIPGIAILVTVLAVSLVGQGLNDALNPRLKGR from the coding sequence ATGGACGCGGTCAAGCGCTACTTCCGAAGTCCCGCCGCGGTCGCAGGCCTGATCCTGCTCCTGATCGTGATCGCGATGGCGATTTCCGCCGGCTGGTTCTACCCGCGCGATCCGCTGGCGCTCGCCGGCCGGCCGCTGGTCTGGCCGTTCTCCAACCCGCGCTTCCTGCTCGGCACCGACAATTCGGGACGCGATATCGCCGCGCAGATCTTCTACGGCGCGCGGATATCGCTTTTGATCGGCGGCGTCGCAACCGCTATCGCGATCCTGATCGGCATTCTCGTCGGCGCTTTCGCCGGCTATCACGGCGGCTGGGTCGACAATGTCTTGATGCGGATCACCGAAGCGTTCCAGACGCTGCCGAACTTCGTGCTGCTCTTGGTACTGGTCGCGGTGTTCGGCTCGACCTTGACGACGGTCACCATCGCCGTCGGCGTAGTGTCGTGGCCTGCGCCGGCGCGGCTGACCCGCGCGGAATTTTTGTCGCTGCGTAACCGCGAGTTCGTCCAGGCCGGGCGGACACTCGGCATGAAGAATATCCAGCTCATTTTCGGCGAGATCCTGCCCAATGCGCTGCCGCCCGTCATCGTCTACGCAAGCGTCGTGATGGCGGTCGCGATCCTGCTCGAAAGCGCGCTCGCTTTCCTGCGGCTGTCGGATCCGAACGTGGCGTCCTGGGGCAATCTGATCGGCCTCGGCCGCGATGTGCTGCGGGTGCAATGGTACGTCTCGGCAATCCCCGGCATCGCCATCCTCGTTACCGTGCTCGCGGTGTCGCTGGTCGGCCAGGGCCTCAATGATGCGCTCAATCCGAGGCTGAAAGGCCGATGA
- a CDS encoding ABC transporter permease, whose protein sequence is MRILSLAGRRLAASIPTLILILIGVFLLLQFAPGDTVDAMMAQMGGGDAATAKELRKFYGLDLSIPAQLGNYLWRLVRLDLGFSSIYGKPVASVILERLPPTILLMTASLSFAFFFGLVFGVIAARGVNRWPDTLISTLGLIFYATPSFWFGLMAIVVFSVYLQWLPPGGFEDIGTMRTGIGRVLDIASHLVLPTLTLGLIFLAIYLRIMRASMLEVLNLDYVRTARAKGLDETRVVTRHVLRNALLPMVTLIGLQAGTMLGGSVVVESVFSLPGLGRLAYESVVQRDLNTLLGIVFVSALLVITVNFVVDLIYARLDPRITAEG, encoded by the coding sequence ATGCGCATTCTGAGCCTTGCGGGGCGGCGGCTTGCCGCCTCGATCCCGACCTTGATCCTGATCCTGATCGGCGTGTTCCTGCTGCTGCAGTTCGCACCGGGCGACACCGTCGACGCCATGATGGCGCAGATGGGCGGCGGCGATGCCGCGACCGCCAAGGAACTGCGCAAATTCTATGGGCTCGACCTCTCGATCCCGGCCCAGCTCGGCAATTACCTCTGGCGGCTGGTGCGGCTCGACCTCGGCTTTTCCTCGATCTACGGCAAGCCGGTGGCCTCGGTCATCCTGGAAAGGCTGCCGCCGACGATCCTTTTGATGACCGCGTCGCTGTCGTTTGCGTTCTTCTTCGGCCTGGTGTTCGGCGTGATCGCCGCACGTGGCGTCAACCGCTGGCCGGATACGCTGATCTCCACGCTTGGCCTGATCTTCTACGCCACGCCCTCGTTCTGGTTCGGCCTGATGGCCATTGTCGTGTTCTCGGTCTATCTGCAATGGCTTCCGCCCGGCGGTTTCGAGGATATCGGGACGATGCGGACCGGCATCGGGCGCGTGCTCGATATCGCGAGCCATCTGGTGCTGCCGACGCTCACCCTCGGGCTGATCTTTCTCGCCATTTATCTTCGTATCATGCGCGCTTCGATGCTGGAGGTTCTCAATCTCGATTACGTCCGCACCGCGCGCGCAAAGGGCCTCGACGAGACCCGCGTGGTGACGCGGCACGTGCTGCGCAATGCGCTGTTGCCGATGGTGACGCTGATCGGGCTGCAGGCCGGCACCATGCTGGGCGGATCGGTGGTGGTCGAAAGCGTGTTCTCGTTGCCGGGGCTCGGGCGGCTTGCCTACGAGTCTGTGGTGCAGCGCGACCTCAATACCTTGCTTGGCATCGTCTTCGTCTCGGCGCTGCTCGTCATCACCGTAAACTTCGTCGTCGACCTCATCTATGCGCGGCTCGATCCGCGCATCACGGCGGAGGGCTGA
- a CDS encoding ABC transporter substrate-binding protein: MDLTRLEINRRTALLTSAAIAANVINPMRAFAQETPRKGGVFNVHYGAEQRQLNPSIQASTGVYIIGGKIQENLVDLDANGQPVGVLAESWEASPDGKTVTFKLRKGITWHDGKPFTSADVEFTAMNMWKKILNYGSTLQLFLTAVETPDAQTAIFKYERPMPLNLLLRALPDLGYVSAKHLYESGDIRQNPTNLAPVGTGPFKFVKYERGQYVIADRNENYWRPNAPYLDRIVWRVITDRSAAAAQMEAGELHYSPFSGLTLSDLARLSKDKRFIVSTKGNEGNARTNTLEFNFRRKELSDIRVRRAIAHAINVPFFIENFLGDFAKLGTGPIPSTSTDFYPGPNTPQYPYDKAKAAALLNEAGFKPGTGGTRFTLKLLPAPWGEDISLWSTFIQQSLGEIGIPIEIVRNDGGGFLKQVYDEHAFDLATGWHQYRNDPAVSTTVWYRSGQPKGAPWTNQWGWEDKNVDKTIDDAATEVDPARRKALYAQFVKEVNTELPVWMPIEQIFVTTITAKARNHSNTPRWGSTSWHDLWLSA, encoded by the coding sequence ATGGATTTGACGCGCCTTGAGATCAATCGCCGCACCGCGCTGCTGACGTCGGCAGCCATCGCGGCCAACGTGATCAATCCGATGCGGGCCTTTGCGCAGGAGACGCCGCGCAAGGGCGGCGTGTTCAACGTCCATTACGGCGCCGAGCAGCGCCAGCTCAATCCGAGCATCCAGGCTTCCACCGGCGTCTACATTATCGGCGGCAAGATCCAGGAAAACCTCGTCGATCTCGACGCCAACGGCCAACCGGTCGGCGTGCTCGCCGAAAGCTGGGAAGCCTCGCCCGACGGCAAGACGGTGACGTTCAAGCTGCGCAAGGGCATCACCTGGCACGACGGCAAGCCGTTCACCTCGGCCGACGTCGAATTCACCGCCATGAACATGTGGAAGAAGATCCTCAATTACGGATCGACGCTGCAGCTCTTCCTCACTGCAGTGGAAACGCCTGATGCCCAGACCGCGATCTTCAAATACGAGCGGCCGATGCCGCTGAACCTGCTGCTCCGCGCCCTGCCCGACCTCGGCTACGTCTCGGCCAAGCATCTTTATGAGAGCGGCGATATCCGCCAGAACCCGACCAACCTCGCGCCGGTCGGCACCGGGCCGTTCAAGTTCGTCAAATATGAGCGCGGGCAATATGTCATCGCCGACCGCAACGAGAATTACTGGCGCCCGAACGCGCCGTATCTCGATCGCATCGTCTGGCGCGTGATCACCGACCGCTCTGCGGCGGCCGCGCAGATGGAGGCCGGTGAGCTGCACTACTCGCCGTTCTCGGGACTAACGCTCTCGGACCTGGCGCGGCTTTCCAAGGACAAGCGCTTCATCGTCTCCACCAAGGGCAATGAAGGCAATGCGCGGACCAATACGCTGGAGTTCAACTTCCGCCGCAAGGAACTGTCCGACATCCGCGTCCGCCGTGCGATCGCGCATGCGATCAACGTGCCGTTCTTCATCGAAAACTTTCTCGGCGATTTCGCCAAGCTCGGCACCGGGCCGATCCCCTCGACCTCGACCGATTTCTATCCGGGCCCGAACACGCCGCAATACCCTTACGACAAGGCCAAGGCCGCCGCGCTGCTGAATGAAGCCGGCTTCAAGCCGGGCACCGGCGGCACGCGCTTCACGCTAAAGCTGTTGCCCGCGCCGTGGGGCGAGGACATCTCGCTGTGGTCGACCTTCATCCAGCAGTCGCTGGGCGAGATCGGCATCCCCATCGAGATCGTGCGTAACGACGGCGGCGGCTTCCTCAAGCAGGTCTATGACGAGCACGCCTTCGATCTCGCCACCGGCTGGCACCAATACCGCAACGATCCCGCGGTCTCGACCACGGTCTGGTATCGCTCCGGCCAGCCGAAGGGCGCGCCATGGACCAACCAGTGGGGCTGGGAAGACAAGAATGTGGACAAGACCATCGACGATGCCGCAACCGAAGTCGATCCGGCCAGGCGCAAGGCGCTCTACGCCCAATTCGTCAAGGAAGTGAACACGGAGCTGCCGGTCTGGATGCCGATCGAGCAAATTTTCGTCACCACGATTACGGCGAAGGCACGCAACCATTCCAATACCCCGCGCTGGGGATCGACAAGCTGGCACGATCTTTGGCTTTCGGCTTAA
- a CDS encoding HU family DNA-binding protein produces the protein MATQMSKSQLIEKIATTTELSKKEVKNVMDTLVDVGHKELKKNGLFLVPGFAKFVVVKKPATKARKGTNPFTGEEMMFKAKPARKIVRARPVKAAKDAV, from the coding sequence ATGGCCACCCAAATGTCTAAGTCGCAGCTCATCGAGAAGATCGCGACCACCACCGAACTGTCGAAGAAAGAGGTCAAGAACGTGATGGACACGCTCGTTGACGTCGGTCACAAGGAGCTCAAGAAGAACGGGCTGTTCCTCGTTCCTGGCTTCGCGAAGTTCGTCGTGGTCAAGAAGCCGGCGACCAAGGCTCGGAAGGGCACCAACCCCTTCACGGGCGAGGAAATGATGTTCAAGGCCAAGCCGGCCCGCAAGATCGTCCGGGCCCGCCCGGTCAAGGCCGCCAAGGACGCGGTTTAA